The proteins below are encoded in one region of Ferroplasma acidiphilum:
- a CDS encoding transposase has product MNNMPDWVLKHKGKGIEIRRFGDRYYAYESSSRYDKDLKRAKKVTGKYLGVVTPAGIIKKSDVSGISGDYEYGNIALLYGIAGKTILPVLKQVFPYMYERIIIYVILRDIQPLPMKSLRYLYEKTYLSRMYNESMSPGSISGMLSSLPQEGMVAVMRKLTEKGEYVLMDSTAIFSRSENISFLEPGHNSKEIHLPQINVMMLFSSTRTVPTFIRILPGSIRDVSAMANTIDIAGVERCVIVADKGFFSADNIKKLKRRHLSYIIPLRRNSSIIPESGDFLNVFMYNGKPVKYWKPENGVYVFEDPVLKSEEERDYLIRIHDNIRSKSSYYDHSGDFGKLYLLSDIIDEPERIYRLYKEREYVEYAFNVYKNDLEADRSYIRDDHMLSSYMFLNLLSLYLHFQVLNTIDGKYSVRDILLILSRIKIYSTGKTEMVSEIPKKAKELISKLGVDLDILRKK; this is encoded by the coding sequence ATGAATAATATGCCAGATTGGGTATTGAAACATAAGGGGAAGGGGATAGAGATAAGGAGGTTCGGTGACAGGTATTATGCATATGAATCATCAAGCAGGTATGATAAGGATCTAAAAAGGGCAAAGAAAGTGACAGGGAAATACCTTGGGGTTGTAACACCTGCTGGAATAATAAAGAAAAGCGATGTTTCAGGCATAAGTGGGGACTATGAATATGGAAATATTGCATTGTTGTATGGAATAGCAGGGAAGACAATACTCCCGGTACTGAAGCAGGTATTTCCATATATGTATGAGAGGATAATAATATATGTAATACTCAGGGATATACAGCCGCTACCAATGAAGTCCTTAAGGTATCTATATGAGAAAACATACCTTTCAAGAATGTATAATGAATCCATGTCTCCCGGGTCCATTTCAGGAATGCTGTCATCACTGCCACAGGAAGGCATGGTAGCAGTAATGAGAAAGCTCACAGAAAAGGGCGAGTATGTTTTAATGGATTCAACAGCAATATTCTCCAGGTCAGAGAACATATCATTCCTTGAGCCTGGCCATAATTCAAAGGAGATACACCTTCCACAGATCAATGTAATGATGCTGTTCTCATCAACAAGGACTGTACCCACATTCATAAGGATACTTCCAGGCTCAATAAGGGATGTATCAGCTATGGCAAATACAATAGACATAGCAGGCGTGGAAAGATGCGTTATAGTAGCAGATAAGGGCTTCTTCTCCGCAGACAATATTAAAAAGCTGAAGAGGAGGCATCTTAGCTACATCATACCATTGAGGAGGAATTCTTCCATTATACCGGAAAGCGGTGATTTCCTTAATGTTTTCATGTACAATGGAAAGCCTGTGAAGTACTGGAAGCCTGAGAATGGTGTATATGTATTCGAAGACCCTGTCCTGAAATCAGAGGAGGAGAGGGACTACCTCATAAGAATCCATGACAATATCAGGTCAAAATCATCATACTACGATCATTCCGGTGATTTTGGAAAGCTTTACCTTTTATCCGATATTATTGATGAACCGGAACGGATATACAGATTGTACAAAGAACGTGAATATGTTGAATACGCTTTCAATGTATACAAGAATGACCTTGAAGCAGATAGATCATATATCCGAGATGATCACATGCTTTCATCCTACATGTTTTTGAATTTACTCTCACTTTACCTGCATTTCCAGGTACTTAACACGATAGATGGAAAATACAGTGTGAGGGATATTCTACTCATTCTT